DNA sequence from the Staphylococcus epidermidis genome:
GGTGAAAATCCTAATGACGAATCTCCATTGAAAATGTTCCATCCTGTTCACACTTACAAAATGAAGTTTATTAAATCATTTAAAGCGGTTAATCTACATCAATCTATATTTGAAAATGGCAAACTTGTATACCATCTTCCAGATGAATATGAAGCTCAGGACTATCTTAAAAATAATTTAAGTATTTTATGGGAAGAAAATAAACGATATCTTAACCCGCAAGATTATCCAGTAGATTTAAGCACTAAATGTTGGGAAAATAAGCATAAGCGTATTTTTGAAGTTGCTGAACACGTTAAAGAGATGGAGGATGAAAATGAGTAGATTGCAAGATGTTGTGGTTAATGAAATGAAAGTAAAAAAACAAATTGACAGTGTAGAGGAAATCCAGGAAATTAAGCAATTTATTAAAGCGTATGTAAAATCACATTCATTTATACAAACTCTTGTTCTTGGAATATCAGGTGGTCAAGACTCTACTCTAACAGGTAAGTTAGCACAATTAGCAGTAAATGAATTGAAAGAAGAGGGACGTAACTGTAAATTTATAGCAGTGAAATTACCTTATGGTGTGCAACAAGACGCTCATGAAGTAGAAGATGCACTTGAGTTTATTAATCCTGACACAACATATACAGTTAATATTAAACCAGCAGTTGATCAGAGTGTTCAATCACTTAGTGAAGCAGGCATCAAACTTACTGATTTTCAAAAGGGTAATGAAAAAGCACGTGAACGAATGAAAGTTCAATTTTCAATTGCTTCTAATACTCAAGGTATAGTTTTAGGAACTGATCACTCTGCCGAAAATATTACAGGATTTTACACTAAATATGGAGATGGTGCTGCGGACATTGCGCCTATCTTTGGGTTAAATAAAAGACAAGGTAAACAATTACTAGCTTATCTAGGAGCACCTAAACACCTTTATGAAAAAGTGCCAACAGCTGATTTAGAAGATGATAAACCTCAGTTACCAGACGAGGAAGCACTAGGCGTATCTTATCATGATATTGATGATTATTTAGAAGGTAAAGAAATTCCTGCAACTGCTCGTGAAACAATCGAAAAACATTATGTTAGAAATGCACATAAGCGTGAACTTGCTTATACACGATATTCATGGCCTAAATATAACAAATGAAAATTTATAAGTGACAAAATGATTGGCGACTGATAAAATAATCTGGATTTAAAAGTAAGAAAAGAGGAATAATATGTCAGCAATTGCTCAAAATCCATGGTTAATGGTCTTAGCAATTTTTATAATTAATGTATGTTATGTCACATTTTTAACAATGAGAACGATATTGACTTTGAAAGGTTATCGTTATGTTGCAGCAGTAGTTAGTTTTATGGAAGTCTTAGTTTATGTTGTTGGTTTAGGGTTAGTAATGTCTAGCCTAGACCAAATCCAAAATATTTTTGCTTATGCATTAGGATTCTCAGTCGGTATTATAGTAGGAATGAAAATCGAGGAAAAACTTGCGTTAGGTTATACAGTTGTCAATGTTACTTCATCGGAATATGAGTTAGATTTACCAAATGAATTAAGAAATTTAGGGTATGGTGTAACCCACTACGAAGCATTTGGTAGAGATGGAAGTCGAATGGTAATGCAAATATTAACACCAAGAAAATATGAATTAAAGTTAATGGATACTGTCAAGAACTTAGATCCCAAGGCATTTATTATAGCGTATGAACCAAGAAATATTCACGGAGGATTCTGGGTTAAGGGTGTACGTAAACGTAAACTGAAAGCTTATGAACCAGAACAACTGGAAGTTGTAGTAGATCACGAAGAAATAGTAGGTGGTAGCTCAAATGAGCAAAAAGTTTAGAGTTGAAGATAAAGAAACAATTGCAGATTGTCTCGACAGAATGAAAAAAGAAGGGTTTATGCCAATACGTCGTATTGAGAAACCAGTTTATAAAGAGAATAAAGATGGCAGTATAGAGATTTTAAAACAGGATATTATATTTGTAGGTGCTTTAATCCAATAAATATGATTAACTATAGAATGATAAAGCCTAGGACACTCACTATTGTCCTAGGTATTTTTATGCATTGATTACTGATAATAATGTTAATGCCGGTCTTATATAAATTGCTTTTAGACACTTGGTAATTCAACTGAAATGAGTTACTCTAGAAATTTTACAGGCGAAACGAATCGGAAATTTTATACTAAAAATTAAATAAAGCATTATCTTACATCTAACTATAGTTTTTACCAGATTGTGTTTCTAGATTGATTCAAATAAAATAGTAATAACTAGATAAACACTTATACATTTTAATCAAGTTCTGTTAAACTATAGATGAAAGCTTAGAAACGAACTTTTCTTATAAAAAATGTGATAATGTACAGTTTTTGTAGGAGCTATAATACATACGATAGGAGTTTACAAAGAATGATAGAACGTTATTCAAGAGATGAAATGTCTAGTATTTGGACGGATCAAAATCGCTATGAAGCATGGTTAGAAGTAGAGATTCTAGCGTGTGAAGCATGGAGTGAGTTAGGTTATATTCCTAAAGAAGATGTAAAAAAAATTCGTGAAAATGCCAAAGTAAATGTTGAACGCGCTAAAGAAATTGAACAAGAAACACGACACGATGTAGTTGCATTTACACGCCAAGTTTCTGAAACTTTAGGTGATGAACGTAAGTGGGTACATTATGGATTAACTTCCACTGATGTAGTTGACACTGCCTTAAGTTATGTAATTAAACAGGCAAACGAAATCCTTGAAAAAGATTTAGAAAGATTTATAGATGTATTAGCTGCCAAAGCTAAAAAATATCAATATACATTGATGATGGGGCGTACACATGGAGTTCATGCTGAGCCTACAACTTTTGGCGTAAAAATGGCTCTTTGGTATACTGAAATGAAACGTAATCTTAAGCGTTTTAAAGAAGTGCGTAAAGAAATAGAAGTAGGGAAAATGAGTGGAGCAGTAGGAACATTTGCCAATATTCCACCCGAAATTGAGGCTTACGTATGTGAACATTTAGGAATAGACACTGCAGCTATTTCTACTCAAACATTACAAAGAGATCGTCATGCTTATTACATTGCTACATTAGCACTAATTGCTACATCAATGGAAAAATTTGCAGTAGAAATTCGTAATTTACAAAAAACTGAAACTAGAGAAGTCGAAGAGGCATTTGCAAAAGGACAAAAAGGATCATCAGCAATGCCACATAAAAGAAATCCAATCGGTTCTGAAAATATTACAGGTATATCTCGTGTGATTCGAGGATATATTACTACTGCATACGAGAATATACCTTTATGGCATGAAAGAGATATCTCTCATTCTTCTGCAGAACGTATCATGTTACCAGATGTTACAATTGCTCTAGATTATGCACTTAATCGATTTACGAATATTGTTGATCGACTAACAGTTTATGAAGATAATATGAGAAATAATATTGATAAAACGTATGGTTTAATCTTCTCACAACGCGTACTACTAGCATTAATTAATAAAGGCATGGTACGTGAAGAAGCTTATGATAAAGTTCAACCTAAAGCAATGGAATCTTGGGAAACAAAAACACCATTTAGAGAGCTAATTGAACAAGATTCATCTATAACTGACGTTCTATCAAGTGAAGAATTAGATGATTGCTTCGATCCTAAGCATCATCTTAATCAGGTCGACACTATATTCGCGCGTGCTGGTTTATCTTAATTAAATCAAATTTAATACAAGACAAATGATTCTAATTTCCTATACATTTTTCATGAAACTACTACACTTTAACGAATTAGTAAGTTAAAATAATGAGAGAATATTTGTATAGGGGTTGTTCGAGATGCAAATTGAAAAATTAAGAGGTCAGTCATTAGATGAATTATTTGATGCGATCTTAGCACT
Encoded proteins:
- a CDS encoding NETI motif-containing protein → MSKKFRVEDKETIADCLDRMKKEGFMPIRRIEKPVYKENKDGSIEILKQDIIFVGALIQ
- the purB gene encoding adenylosuccinate lyase, producing the protein MIERYSRDEMSSIWTDQNRYEAWLEVEILACEAWSELGYIPKEDVKKIRENAKVNVERAKEIEQETRHDVVAFTRQVSETLGDERKWVHYGLTSTDVVDTALSYVIKQANEILEKDLERFIDVLAAKAKKYQYTLMMGRTHGVHAEPTTFGVKMALWYTEMKRNLKRFKEVRKEIEVGKMSGAVGTFANIPPEIEAYVCEHLGIDTAAISTQTLQRDRHAYYIATLALIATSMEKFAVEIRNLQKTETREVEEAFAKGQKGSSAMPHKRNPIGSENITGISRVIRGYITTAYENIPLWHERDISHSSAERIMLPDVTIALDYALNRFTNIVDRLTVYEDNMRNNIDKTYGLIFSQRVLLALINKGMVREEAYDKVQPKAMESWETKTPFRELIEQDSSITDVLSSEELDDCFDPKHHLNQVDTIFARAGLS
- the nadE gene encoding ammonia-dependent NAD(+) synthetase; this translates as MSRLQDVVVNEMKVKKQIDSVEEIQEIKQFIKAYVKSHSFIQTLVLGISGGQDSTLTGKLAQLAVNELKEEGRNCKFIAVKLPYGVQQDAHEVEDALEFINPDTTYTVNIKPAVDQSVQSLSEAGIKLTDFQKGNEKARERMKVQFSIASNTQGIVLGTDHSAENITGFYTKYGDGAADIAPIFGLNKRQGKQLLAYLGAPKHLYEKVPTADLEDDKPQLPDEEALGVSYHDIDDYLEGKEIPATARETIEKHYVRNAHKRELAYTRYSWPKYNK
- a CDS encoding DUF2179 domain-containing protein — translated: MSAIAQNPWLMVLAIFIINVCYVTFLTMRTILTLKGYRYVAAVVSFMEVLVYVVGLGLVMSSLDQIQNIFAYALGFSVGIIVGMKIEEKLALGYTVVNVTSSEYELDLPNELRNLGYGVTHYEAFGRDGSRMVMQILTPRKYELKLMDTVKNLDPKAFIIAYEPRNIHGGFWVKGVRKRKLKAYEPEQLEVVVDHEEIVGGSSNEQKV